A window of Microcystis aeruginosa FD4 contains these coding sequences:
- a CDS encoding lipoate--protein ligase family protein: MMKCYENPLVAAKIWRYIPPIISSAELQMAIDSWLLEQHRCSHHPPTLRFYQWSPPAISLGYHQRQYPDFWRNLTWQGQKISLVRRPTGGRAVLHQGDLTYMVVNSGMKGNIREVYQQICQFLITGWQNLGLELSYGAAGRGYIHSANCFGTATGADLVDNWGNKFIGSAQLQRGCYVLQHGSMVLEQDNSLFEQVFASSAPQKLNLAPDLTLETIIATLKTAAEECFDCQLLEQPLGDCEWQSLKKMNINTH, from the coding sequence ATGATGAAATGTTACGAGAATCCTTTGGTGGCAGCTAAAATTTGGCGTTATATCCCGCCAATTATCTCATCGGCAGAGCTACAAATGGCGATCGATTCTTGGTTACTAGAGCAACACCGTTGCAGTCATCATCCCCCGACTCTGCGTTTTTATCAATGGTCGCCCCCGGCTATTTCCTTGGGCTATCATCAACGGCAATATCCCGATTTTTGGCGTAATTTGACTTGGCAAGGTCAAAAAATCTCCCTAGTTCGTCGTCCTACCGGTGGTCGAGCCGTACTACATCAGGGGGATTTGACTTATATGGTGGTAAATTCGGGGATGAAGGGGAATATTAGGGAAGTTTACCAGCAAATCTGTCAATTTTTAATTACAGGCTGGCAAAATCTCGGTCTAGAATTGTCCTACGGTGCTGCCGGCCGGGGATATATCCATTCTGCTAACTGTTTCGGTACAGCTACTGGTGCGGATTTAGTTGATAATTGGGGAAATAAATTTATTGGAAGCGCCCAACTGCAACGGGGTTGCTATGTTCTCCAACATGGTTCGATGGTGCTAGAGCAAGATAATTCGCTGTTTGAGCAAGTTTTCGCCAGTTCCGCCCCTCAAAAGCTGAATTTAGCCCCAGATTTGACCCTAGAGACAATTATCGCTACCCTGAAAACCGCCGCCGAGGAATGCTTCGATTGTCAATTGCTAGAGCAACCCCTAGGGGATTGCGAGTGGCAATCGCTTAAAAAAATGAATATAAATACTCATTGA
- the psbD gene encoding photosystem II D2 protein (photosystem q(a) protein), with protein sequence MTIAVGRAPERGLFDALDDWLKRDRFVFIGWSGLLLFPCAFLALGGWLTGTTFVTSWYTHGLASSYLEGGNFLTVAVSTPADAFGHSILFLWGPEAQGNFTRWCQIGGLWPFVALHGAFGLIGFMLRQFEIARLVGIRPYNALAFSGPIAVFVSVFLMYPLGQSSWFFAPSFGVAGIFRFILFFQGFHNWTLNPFHMMGVAGILGGALLCAIHGATVENTLFEDGEGSNTFRAFEPTQAEETYSMVTANRFWSQIFGIAFSNKRWLHFFMLFVPVTGLWMSAVGVVGLALNLRAYDFVSQELRAAEDPEFETFYTKNILLNEGLRAWMAPQDQPHENFIFPEEVLPRGNAL encoded by the coding sequence ATGACCATTGCTGTCGGACGCGCCCCAGAAAGAGGGCTGTTTGATGCTCTCGATGACTGGCTCAAAAGAGACCGTTTCGTCTTCATCGGTTGGTCTGGTTTACTACTCTTCCCCTGCGCCTTCCTGGCCCTAGGTGGATGGTTAACCGGCACCACCTTCGTCACCTCCTGGTACACCCACGGGTTAGCCAGTTCCTACCTGGAAGGCGGCAACTTCCTCACCGTTGCCGTCTCCACCCCCGCCGATGCCTTCGGTCACTCCATCCTCTTTCTCTGGGGACCGGAAGCCCAAGGAAACTTCACCCGTTGGTGTCAAATCGGCGGTTTATGGCCCTTTGTCGCTCTCCACGGTGCTTTCGGCTTGATTGGCTTCATGCTACGTCAGTTTGAAATCGCCCGTTTAGTCGGCATTCGTCCCTACAACGCCCTCGCCTTCTCTGGCCCGATTGCGGTGTTCGTCAGTGTCTTCCTGATGTACCCCCTCGGTCAGTCTAGCTGGTTCTTTGCCCCTAGCTTCGGCGTGGCTGGTATCTTCCGTTTCATTCTCTTCTTCCAAGGCTTCCACAACTGGACACTGAACCCCTTCCACATGATGGGTGTAGCTGGTATCCTCGGTGGTGCGCTTCTCTGTGCTATTCACGGAGCGACGGTAGAAAATACCCTGTTTGAAGACGGTGAAGGTTCCAACACTTTCCGGGCTTTTGAACCCACCCAAGCGGAAGAAACCTACTCCATGGTCACTGCCAACCGTTTCTGGTCGCAAATCTTCGGCATTGCTTTCTCCAACAAACGTTGGTTACACTTCTTCATGCTCTTTGTCCCCGTGACTGGTTTATGGATGAGTGCTGTGGGTGTAGTGGGGTTAGCGCTTAATCTACGGGCCTATGACTTCGTTTCTCAGGAATTGAGAGCGGCGGAAGACCCGGAATTTGAAACCTTCTACACTAAAAATATTCTGCTTAACGAAGGTCTGAGAGCTTGGATGGCTCCCCAAGACCAACCCCACGAAAACTTTATCTTCCCTGAGGAGGTTCTCCCGCGTGGTAACGCTCTCTAA
- a CDS encoding type II toxin-antitoxin system VapC family toxin, producing the protein MYLIDTDHISILDRGGQPAQQLLKKLAAITSSEVATTIITYEEQMRGWLSYIAKANSIETQVVAYRRLEKHLANYRTIPIVGFDEKAGQVFQELRVTYPRLGSMDVKIAAISMVNQAILLTRNLSDFGQIAGLRAEDWTITSN; encoded by the coding sequence ATGTATCTCATTGATACCGATCATATTAGTATTCTCGATCGCGGGGGACAACCGGCACAACAATTGCTGAAAAAACTGGCTGCTATTACGAGCAGCGAAGTTGCCACCACAATTATCACCTACGAAGAACAAATGCGGGGATGGCTCAGTTACATAGCCAAGGCAAATTCGATTGAAACCCAAGTTGTTGCCTATCGAAGGCTAGAAAAGCACCTCGCTAATTATCGCACGATTCCCATTGTCGGCTTTGATGAAAAGGCAGGTCAAGTTTTTCAAGAACTTCGGGTAACTTACCCTCGTTTGGGTTCGATGGATGTGAAGATTGCTGCTATCTCAATGGTTAATCAGGCTATCCTGCTGACGCGAAATCTCTCAGATTTTGGGCAAATTGCCGGTTTAAGAGCAGAGGATTGGACGATTACAAGCAACTGA
- a CDS encoding Uma2 family endonuclease, protein MQLALEQIIVNPGQQLLLKELNWQKFETILSELGESRASRLSYSNGILEIMVPLPEHEKDKEIISYMVQFLLEVLNIDFEPLGSTTFKNERMNQAVEPDACFYIKNYQAVIGKNRLNLESDPPPDLVLEIDITSRTYLDNYRQLGVPELWRYTQSGLQINLLQEGEYIESLSSPNFPQIPIIELINQFVKQSQQLGRSEAIRNFKNWLTENIDNS, encoded by the coding sequence ATGCAATTAGCCTTAGAACAAATTATCGTCAATCCCGGTCAACAGTTACTTTTAAAAGAGCTTAACTGGCAAAAATTTGAGACAATATTATCAGAATTAGGAGAAAGTCGTGCTTCTCGGTTATCCTACAGTAACGGAATATTAGAAATTATGGTACCTTTACCCGAACATGAAAAAGATAAAGAAATCATTAGTTATATGGTTCAGTTTTTGTTAGAAGTACTCAATATTGATTTTGAACCGTTAGGATCAACAACATTTAAAAACGAGCGGATGAATCAAGCGGTTGAACCTGATGCCTGTTTTTATATTAAAAACTATCAAGCCGTTATTGGCAAAAATAGACTTAATTTAGAAAGTGATCCCCCCCCTGATTTAGTCCTAGAAATTGATATTACTTCCCGTACCTATTTAGATAATTATCGACAGTTAGGTGTTCCCGAACTGTGGCGTTATACTCAAAGTGGCCTACAGATTAATTTATTACAAGAAGGAGAATATATTGAGTCTTTAAGCAGTCCCAATTTTCCTCAGATTCCGATTATTGAATTAATTAATCAATTTGTTAAACAAAGTCAACAGCTGGGGAGAAGTGAAGCCATCAGAAACTTTAAAAATTGGCTGACGGAAAATATAGATAATAGTTGA
- a CDS encoding DUF433 domain-containing protein, whose amino-acid sequence MQRITLDLNICHGKPCLRGLRYPVEFILELLSSGMSIEDILADYDDLEREDILAALLFATRLTQVKSIYQIAP is encoded by the coding sequence TTGCAGCGAATCACACTCGATTTAAATATCTGTCATGGCAAACCTTGCCTTCGAGGATTGCGTTATCCTGTTGAATTTATCCTAGAATTACTTAGTTCTGGCATGAGTATCGAAGACATTTTAGCCGACTACGATGATTTGGAACGGGAGGATATTCTAGCGGCGTTATTGTTTGCCACTCGATTAACTCAGGTAAAAAGCATCTACCAAATTGCACCATGA
- a CDS encoding TetR/AcrR family transcriptional regulator yields MQSLFQSSLTQTNSGEEDTRSRILQAALRLFAAKGYEGTTTKDLAGKANVAEGTLFRYFPNKKAILIEVATRGWVDILTDLLTELSEMGSYKAVAQVMRRRVLRMRENSDLLRVCFIEAQFHPELKDRIQSEVIAKMTDVAEAFFQTAIDRGIYRPMNPKIVAQVFLGMFAIAGFSTETILDANASPLALQEMAEGIAEIFLNGVLVK; encoded by the coding sequence ATGCAAAGTCTTTTTCAAAGTTCCCTAACTCAGACCAATTCTGGGGAAGAAGATACCCGTAGTCGTATTCTACAGGCCGCTTTACGTTTATTTGCCGCTAAGGGTTATGAAGGAACCACGACTAAAGACCTAGCAGGAAAGGCAAATGTGGCAGAAGGAACTTTATTTCGTTATTTTCCCAACAAAAAGGCGATTTTAATCGAAGTGGCCACTAGGGGATGGGTGGATATTCTCACCGACTTGCTGACGGAATTGAGCGAAATGGGCAGTTATAAAGCGGTAGCGCAGGTGATGCGACGTAGGGTGTTGAGAATGCGAGAAAATAGCGATTTATTGCGAGTTTGTTTTATAGAGGCGCAATTTCACCCGGAATTAAAAGACCGAATTCAATCGGAGGTAATTGCTAAAATGACCGATGTGGCCGAGGCTTTTTTTCAAACAGCGATCGATCGTGGTATCTATCGTCCCATGAATCCGAAAATTGTGGCCCAGGTTTTTCTAGGAATGTTCGCAATTGCCGGTTTTTCCACTGAAACTATTTTAGATGCCAATGCTTCCCCCTTAGCTTTACAAGAAATGGCCGAAGGTATTGCCGAAATTTTTCTGAATGGAGTGTTAGTTAAGTAG
- the psbC gene encoding photosystem II reaction center protein CP43 — protein sequence MVTLSNIPTASGRDQSSTGFAWWSGNARLINLSGKLLGAHVAHAGLIVFWAGAMTLFETAHFIPEKPMYEQGLILLPHLATLGFGVGPGGEVVDTFPYFVAGVLHLISSAVLGFGGIYHAIRGPETLEEYSNFFGYDWKDKNQMTNIIGYHLILLGCGALLLVFKAMFFGGVYDTWAPGGGDVRVITNPTLNPAVIFGYLTKAPFGGEGWIISVNNMEDIIGGHIWIGLICIAGGIWHILTKPFAWARRAFIWSGEAYLSYSLGALSMMGFIAAVYVWFNNTAYPSEFYGPTGMEASQAQAFTFLVRDQRLGANVASAQGPTGLGKYLMRSPTGEIIFGGETMRFWDFRGPWLEPLRGPNGLDLDKIRNDVQPWQVRRAAEYMTHAPLGSLNSVGGVITDVNSFNYVSPRAWLATSHFTLAFFFLIGHLWHAGRARAAAAGFEKGIDRETEPALAMPDLD from the coding sequence GTGGTAACGCTCTCTAATATCCCTACCGCTAGTGGTCGTGACCAAAGTTCCACCGGCTTCGCTTGGTGGTCTGGTAACGCTCGTCTCATCAACCTCTCCGGTAAACTGCTCGGCGCTCACGTCGCCCACGCCGGTTTAATCGTTTTCTGGGCCGGGGCGATGACCCTGTTTGAAACCGCCCACTTTATCCCCGAAAAACCGATGTACGAACAGGGTTTAATCCTGCTTCCCCACTTAGCGACCCTCGGTTTTGGGGTCGGTCCTGGGGGTGAAGTAGTCGATACCTTCCCCTACTTCGTCGCTGGTGTTCTGCACTTAATTTCTTCGGCTGTACTCGGTTTTGGTGGTATCTACCACGCTATCCGCGGACCGGAAACCCTAGAGGAATACTCTAATTTCTTCGGTTACGACTGGAAAGACAAAAACCAAATGACCAACATCATCGGTTATCACCTGATTCTCTTGGGTTGTGGTGCGCTGTTGTTGGTATTTAAAGCCATGTTCTTTGGCGGTGTCTATGATACCTGGGCTCCCGGTGGCGGTGATGTCCGCGTCATCACTAATCCTACCCTCAACCCCGCAGTTATCTTTGGTTATCTGACCAAAGCTCCTTTCGGTGGCGAAGGCTGGATTATCAGCGTCAACAACATGGAAGATATCATCGGCGGTCACATCTGGATTGGCTTAATCTGTATCGCTGGCGGTATCTGGCACATTCTCACCAAACCTTTTGCTTGGGCGCGTCGCGCTTTCATCTGGTCTGGAGAAGCCTATCTGTCCTACAGTTTGGGTGCTCTTTCCATGATGGGCTTTATCGCCGCCGTTTACGTTTGGTTTAACAACACCGCCTATCCCAGTGAATTCTACGGTCCGACCGGTATGGAAGCTTCCCAAGCTCAAGCTTTCACCTTCTTGGTGCGTGACCAACGCTTAGGTGCTAACGTCGCTTCTGCCCAAGGCCCCACCGGTCTAGGTAAATACCTGATGCGTTCTCCCACTGGCGAAATCATCTTCGGTGGTGAAACCATGCGTTTCTGGGATTTCCGCGGTCCCTGGTTAGAACCCCTCCGCGGTCCTAACGGTTTAGACCTCGACAAAATCAGAAATGACGTACAACCCTGGCAAGTACGCCGCGCGGCTGAATACATGACCCACGCTCCTTTAGGTTCCTTGAACTCTGTGGGTGGTGTTATCACTGACGTTAACTCGTTTAACTATGTGTCTCCTCGCGCTTGGTTGGCCACCTCTCACTTCACCCTCGCCTTCTTCTTCCTGATTGGACACCTCTGGCACGCTGGACGCGCTCGCGCCGCTGCCGCCGGTTTTGAGAAAGGAATTGACCGCGAGACTGAACCCGCATTGGCAATGCCTGACCTCGACTAA
- a CDS encoding HU family DNA-binding protein, with the protein MNKGELIDQIALKASVTKKQADAVLTAAIETIIEAVSEGDKVTLVGFGSFEARERQAREGRNPKTGDKMEIPATRVPAFSAGKLFKDRVAPDKE; encoded by the coding sequence ATGAATAAAGGTGAATTAATCGATCAAATCGCTCTCAAAGCCTCTGTCACCAAAAAACAAGCAGATGCTGTTCTCACTGCCGCCATCGAAACCATTATCGAAGCGGTTTCTGAGGGGGACAAAGTAACCCTAGTAGGATTCGGTTCCTTCGAGGCCCGGGAACGTCAGGCCAGGGAAGGACGCAACCCGAAAACCGGCGATAAGATGGAGATTCCGGCCACTCGCGTCCCGGCTTTCTCGGCGGGTAAACTGTTTAAAGACAGAGTGGCCCCAGATAAGGAATAA
- a CDS encoding aspartate carbamoyltransferase catalytic subunit, producing the protein MAFTWIRHHILGLQDWQPEEYQTLLQTASSFREVLSRRTKKVPALQGQVVTNLFFEPSTRTRSSFELAAKRLSADVLNFAPGSSSLTKGETILDTALTYVAMGTDIFVIRHQQSGVPDLIAAEMDRLQSGVSILNAGDGQHEHPSQGLLDLFTICCLLDEENPRLELLEGKKIAIVGDILHSRVARSNIWSLTTAGAEVHLSAPPTLLPKYFGELCDRLFLHWDLEPALEKADFVMTLRLQKERMTANLLPSLREYHQSFGITRPRLQSCQPGVKVLHPGPVNRGVEISSDLMDDPDFSLISQQVTSGVAVRMALLYLIGNLRSDQ; encoded by the coding sequence ATGGCTTTCACTTGGATCCGACACCACATTTTGGGATTGCAAGACTGGCAACCGGAAGAATACCAAACCCTGCTACAAACGGCCTCTAGTTTTCGTGAAGTTCTTTCCCGACGTACCAAGAAAGTGCCGGCCCTACAAGGTCAAGTGGTGACAAATCTTTTTTTTGAACCCTCCACCCGCACCCGTAGTAGTTTTGAACTAGCGGCCAAACGTCTCTCGGCCGATGTTCTCAATTTTGCCCCGGGTAGTTCCAGTTTGACTAAGGGTGAAACGATTCTCGATACCGCTTTAACCTATGTGGCCATGGGTACGGATATCTTTGTCATTCGACATCAACAGTCGGGAGTTCCCGATTTAATTGCCGCAGAAATGGATCGTTTGCAGTCGGGGGTCAGTATTCTTAATGCCGGGGACGGTCAACACGAACACCCCTCCCAGGGACTTTTAGACCTGTTTACGATCTGTTGTCTGTTAGATGAAGAAAATCCCCGTTTAGAACTGTTAGAGGGCAAAAAAATCGCTATTGTTGGGGATATACTCCATTCTCGTGTCGCTCGTTCCAATATCTGGAGTTTAACCACGGCGGGGGCGGAAGTACATTTGTCCGCACCCCCCACCCTACTGCCGAAATATTTTGGGGAATTGTGCGATCGCCTATTTCTCCACTGGGATTTAGAACCAGCTTTAGAAAAGGCCGATTTTGTCATGACCCTGCGACTGCAAAAAGAACGAATGACTGCCAATCTTTTGCCCAGTTTACGGGAATATCATCAAAGTTTTGGCATTACTCGTCCTCGTTTGCAATCCTGTCAACCGGGGGTGAAGGTACTTCATCCCGGTCCTGTGAATCGGGGAGTGGAAATTAGTTCCGATTTAATGGACGATCCCGATTTTAGTCTGATTTCCCAACAAGTTACCAGTGGTGTCGCTGTCAGAATGGCTTTGTTATACCTCATCGGTAATCTTCGCAGCGACCAGTAA
- the ureE gene encoding urease accessory protein UreE encodes MLTFTERLPPRHTASPPPPETVVFSLLLTAEERTRSRYRLDSPEGFSLCFRLPRGTILQDRDFLRGENGEIIQIIAKPEPVITITAPSTDLLLKAAYHLGNRHVALEINPDYLRLAPDSVLQAMLEGLGLTVTEEIAPFNPEIGAYQHYHDLEEAKKG; translated from the coding sequence ATGTTAACTTTTACCGAGCGCTTACCCCCCCGTCATACCGCTAGTCCACCTCCCCCAGAAACGGTAGTTTTTAGCCTTCTGCTTACGGCCGAAGAACGCACCCGCAGCCGTTATCGTCTCGACAGTCCCGAAGGTTTTTCCCTCTGTTTTCGTTTACCCCGCGGCACCATTCTACAGGATCGCGATTTCCTGCGGGGGGAAAACGGCGAAATTATTCAAATTATTGCTAAACCAGAACCAGTTATCACTATTACCGCTCCTTCAACCGATTTACTCCTCAAAGCCGCCTATCACCTCGGTAATCGTCATGTGGCCTTAGAAATTAACCCCGATTACCTCCGTCTGGCCCCCGATTCTGTCCTACAAGCAATGTTAGAAGGTTTGGGATTAACTGTAACTGAAGAAATCGCCCCCTTTAACCCCGAAATCGGCGCTTATCAGCATTATCATGACCTGGAAGAGGCAAAAAAGGGATAG
- the cobD gene encoding threonine-phosphate decarboxylase CobD, giving the protein MPRPKHGGNLDWAAAIAGCPVSSILDFSASINPLGPPESALTAIKSHLTSLTRYPDPAYWQLRSALGQWHNIGPDWILPGNGAAELLTWAGRELASFDSVYVLTPAFNDYERALKSFGGKICQHSLDLTSLKPVNPKKQGLLLNNPHNPTGKLWTVAAIRPYLSQFGLVVVDEAFMDFLPPPQQESLIDLLPEYPNLVILRSLTKFYSLPGLRLGYVLAHPDRLLQWQRWRDPWSVNNLAVVAAIAAIEDRDFQQQTWDWLTAAREDLWQGLANFPQLQPQTSAANFLLVQSQSSCLPLQEALLKYHRIFIRDCLSFPELGSNYFRVAVRLPAENQRLLSALESILAASDTKSVE; this is encoded by the coding sequence TTGCCTAGACCTAAACATGGTGGTAATCTTGACTGGGCGGCCGCTATTGCCGGCTGTCCGGTTTCCTCTATTCTCGATTTTTCTGCCAGTATCAATCCCCTCGGTCCGCCAGAAAGCGCCCTAACCGCTATTAAAAGCCATTTAACCAGTCTGACTCGTTATCCTGACCCCGCGTATTGGCAGTTGCGTTCTGCCCTCGGTCAATGGCACAATATCGGACCAGATTGGATTCTCCCCGGCAATGGTGCGGCTGAGTTATTAACCTGGGCTGGTCGGGAATTGGCCTCATTTGATAGTGTTTATGTACTAACACCCGCTTTTAACGATTATGAACGGGCTTTAAAAAGTTTTGGGGGAAAAATCTGCCAACATTCCCTAGATTTAACCAGTTTAAAGCCGGTTAACCCCAAAAAACAAGGCTTATTACTTAATAATCCCCACAATCCCACGGGGAAACTCTGGACGGTGGCGGCCATTCGTCCCTATCTATCGCAATTTGGTTTGGTGGTAGTGGATGAAGCTTTTATGGATTTTTTACCCCCGCCACAACAGGAGAGTTTAATAGACTTGTTGCCGGAATATCCCAATCTGGTGATTTTGCGTTCCCTAACTAAATTTTACAGTCTCCCCGGTTTACGTCTAGGATACGTCCTCGCTCATCCCGATCGCCTGTTACAATGGCAAAGATGGCGCGATCCTTGGTCGGTGAATAACTTGGCTGTGGTTGCCGCTATTGCAGCAATTGAAGATAGGGATTTTCAACAACAAACTTGGGACTGGTTAACAGCAGCCCGTGAGGATTTATGGCAGGGATTAGCTAATTTTCCGCAATTACAGCCCCAAACCAGTGCCGCTAACTTCCTCTTAGTGCAATCTCAATCTTCCTGTTTACCCCTACAGGAAGCTTTATTAAAATATCATCGAATTTTCATCCGCGATTGTCTCAGTTTCCCCGAATTGGGCAGCAATTATTTTCGGGTCGCTGTCCGTTTACCGGCAGAAAATCAACGATTATTATCGGCTTTAGAGAGTATTTTAGCCGCGTCTGATACTAAATCCGTTGAGTAA
- a CDS encoding DUF4168 domain-containing protein, which produces MVIYCYPLADLGQSLRRSFIVTFLAVIAILGGLIPEFSWTTEVVSFQSSAYTQDFTADQIKRYAKAVLLIEIQRKQAYQEISQILGKSPPAITCNQRESFNNLPANAQRIAVDYCNNSKKIVKDSGLTAAEFNAITNRIRTDDSLRRRVQNEMIRLQRQKK; this is translated from the coding sequence ATGGTGATTTACTGCTATCCCCTAGCCGATCTAGGTCAAAGCTTAAGACGTTCTTTTATTGTGACTTTTTTGGCAGTAATCGCCATTCTTGGCGGTCTGATTCCCGAATTTTCTTGGACGACGGAGGTGGTTAGTTTTCAGTCTTCCGCTTATACTCAAGATTTTACGGCTGACCAAATCAAACGTTATGCCAAAGCAGTTTTGTTGATCGAAATCCAAAGAAAACAAGCTTATCAGGAAATTTCGCAAATTTTAGGGAAAAGTCCCCCGGCAATTACCTGTAACCAACGGGAAAGCTTTAATAATCTTCCAGCTAATGCCCAAAGAATTGCCGTCGATTATTGTAATAACTCAAAAAAGATTGTCAAAGATAGTGGCCTGACCGCGGCTGAATTTAACGCCATTACTAACCGGATTCGTACCGATGATAGCTTGAGACGACGGGTGCAAAATGAGATGATTCGTCTGCAGCGGCAAAAGAAATAG
- the vapC gene encoding type II toxin-antitoxin system VapC family toxin has translation MILVDSSVWIDYFNGYNTTETTELDLLLGVEPIAIGDIILTEVLQGFRSDKDYQIAYRLLTSLTIYDLLGLRMALKSADNYRQLRKKGITIRKTADVIIASFCIENNLPLLFSDKDFIPFVKHLKLISACPTTNDER, from the coding sequence ATGATTCTTGTTGATTCTAGTGTTTGGATTGATTATTTCAATGGTTATAATACTACGGAAACAACAGAACTTGATTTATTGCTGGGAGTTGAACCGATAGCTATTGGTGATATTATTCTCACCGAAGTTCTCCAAGGTTTTAGGAGTGATAAGGATTATCAAATAGCCTATCGCTTACTAACTTCATTAACTATTTATGATTTACTAGGTTTGAGAATGGCATTGAAAAGCGCGGACAATTATCGCCAGTTACGCAAGAAAGGGATAACTATTAGGAAAACTGCTGATGTTATTATTGCCTCCTTTTGTATTGAAAATAATCTTCCGCTCCTTTTTTCAGATAAAGATTTTATTCCTTTCGTTAAGCACTTAAAGCTAATTTCAGCTTGTCCTACTACTAATGATGAACGATGA
- a CDS encoding PIN domain-containing protein, translating to MNIYVETNFVLELTFEQEQCLSCEQILQLCETGQAKLIIPAYSLAEPHEKLTRQAKSRRELQQLLDTELRQLSRTASYASRIKSIQDIASLMVQSNEEERHRFNKYRERLLKVGEIVALTADILIEAASYETIYDLTPQDALVYASVLHHLRRYQPQQACFLNRNSKDFDSPDIVEELNQFNCRMIPRFDRGYSFLQSQLSS from the coding sequence GTGAATATCTATGTTGAAACAAATTTTGTTTTAGAGCTAACCTTCGAGCAAGAGCAGTGTCTAAGCTGTGAGCAGATTCTGCAACTTTGTGAAACAGGACAAGCCAAACTAATTATTCCAGCATATAGTCTAGCTGAACCTCACGAAAAACTGACTCGTCAAGCAAAGAGTCGTCGGGAACTTCAACAGTTACTAGATACTGAGTTACGTCAACTTTCACGCACAGCTTCTTATGCAAGTCGGATCAAGAGTATTCAAGATATTGCTAGTTTAATGGTGCAAAGCAATGAAGAAGAACGACATCGTTTTAATAAATATCGAGAACGCCTCCTCAAGGTAGGAGAAATTGTGGCACTTACTGCTGATATTTTAATCGAAGCAGCATCTTATGAAACGATATATGATTTAACGCCACAAGATGCTCTTGTCTATGCCTCGGTACTTCATCATTTACGACGTTATCAGCCACAGCAGGCGTGTTTTTTGAATCGAAACTCAAAAGACTTTGATAGTCCTGATATTGTTGAAGAACTGAATCAATTCAACTGTAGGATGATTCCCCGATTTGATCGTGGTTACAGTTTTCTTCAGTCGCAGTTATCGTCCTAG
- a CDS encoding type II toxin-antitoxin system VapB family antitoxin, which yields MRTNIIIDDQLMADALKATGLKTEQEAVELGLKTLIRLKQQEKIKAFKGKLKWEGNLEEMRHDQ from the coding sequence ATGAGAACTAACATTATCATTGATGACCAACTCATGGCTGATGCACTTAAAGCTACTGGTTTAAAGACTGAACAAGAAGCTGTTGAATTGGGTCTTAAGACTTTGATTCGACTCAAACAACAGGAGAAAATTAAAGCCTTTAAAGGTAAGCTTAAATGGGAAGGAAACCTTGAGGAAATGAGGCACGATCAATGA